The Acidicapsa ligni genome has a window encoding:
- a CDS encoding response regulator: MGTILLVDDNPLRASLRKSILERGGAGVARTSDAAEALCYIEVPSQTQKLSLIITGHTTAGISGPEFVAELRMRMPRVAVLVLSSVGNVESQYEGISGVTHSQANSPDELWPVVNQILQRVEKQSA; this comes from the coding sequence ATGGGGACAATTTTACTTGTAGATGACAATCCGCTTCGTGCGTCTCTGCGGAAATCAATTCTGGAGCGTGGTGGCGCAGGTGTGGCGCGGACTTCGGATGCGGCTGAGGCGCTCTGTTATATCGAAGTGCCCTCGCAAACGCAGAAACTTTCGCTGATTATTACCGGGCATACGACGGCTGGGATTTCGGGGCCTGAGTTTGTGGCAGAGTTGCGGATGCGGATGCCGAGGGTTGCGGTGCTGGTGTTGAGTTCGGTGGGAAATGTGGAATCGCAGTATGAGGGAATTTCCGGTGTAACGCATTCACAGGCAAATTCGCCGGATGAGCTTTGGCCGGTGGTAAACCAGATATTGCAGCGGGTGGAGAAGCAGTCCGCTTAA
- a CDS encoding ribosomal maturation YjgA family protein produces the protein MPTNRDGRTHRSIYLILAVLTILVGLFLRLVPLGFPFLIVRYGGSVLWATMLYLLFATIQPKRTPLTLAILASILAALVELSRLYHSPGLDAFRLTLAGALLLGRVFTPWHFLAYWAAIAITAIVDQAARLTARAANSRLSRGRSKRRK, from the coding sequence ATGCCTACGAATAGAGACGGCCGCACCCATAGAAGCATCTACCTCATCCTGGCCGTCCTCACCATCCTGGTCGGCCTGTTTCTGCGCCTCGTCCCACTCGGCTTCCCGTTTTTAATCGTCAGATACGGAGGCTCCGTCCTCTGGGCCACCATGCTCTACCTGCTCTTCGCCACCATCCAGCCAAAGCGAACGCCGTTGACCCTCGCGATCCTCGCCTCGATCCTCGCCGCCCTCGTCGAACTCTCGCGCCTCTATCACTCTCCCGGCCTTGACGCCTTTCGCCTCACCCTCGCCGGAGCACTGCTCCTCGGCCGCGTCTTCACCCCCTGGCATTTCCTCGCCTACTGGGCAGCAATCGCCATAACCGCCATCGTGGATCAAGCAGCCCGGCTCACCGCCCGAGCAGCAAACTCACGATTGTCGAGAGGTAGATCGAAAAGAAGAAAATAA
- a CDS encoding heme lyase CcmF/NrfE family subunit — translation MAAFGAFALLIALVLAAYNLVAGGVALRLLAVGGRARIAPERLAETARRAGIAGFFAIMAAAFALVWSVFHNDFTIEYIVEHSNRALPAAYKFAALWSGQEGSLLLWASLLAIYGFVLRVRHHSDVKLHAYAGTILAGVQVFFLLLLNFAAPPFSGVRGGIAPPDGNGLNPLLQYPEMVIHPPMLYLGYVGFSVPFAFALGALMMRYPGEKWIHITRRWTMATWMFLTIGIFLGMHWAYAVLGWGGYWGWDPVENASLMPWLTGTAFLHSVMMQEKRGMMKSWNVWLIFATFLLTLLGTLLTRAGLVSSVHAFAQSSIGDWFVGFMVIVLAVCLFTYILQRDHLKSEHQMESLVSRESSFLFNNLVLLAACFTILWGTLFPVLSEYFEGTKKTVAGAYYSHVAIPIGVFLLFLTGVGPLLAWRASSFKSLRKNFVLPGIAFLATVVVCIAAGLKPWADEGIFYSTMTFALGVAVATAICSEFLRGAGVLHRQTGKNFAASTVLLVRRSTRRYGGYIVHLGLVVIFIGFAGYAFNRSAEKEMAVGSKMEIGPYTLVNLGNTEESNANYDTEFSQLDVFENGKKILDQPMSPEKRVYLVNGQPQTMVANHSTLRWDLYVVYEGKNPDTGLPIIKAFLNPLVTWIWIGLVVVVFGTLVALVPSLSPVRAVVAVPSSTGPLPGAAAVRATGGGN, via the coding sequence ATGGCGGCATTTGGGGCGTTTGCTCTTCTAATTGCGTTGGTGCTGGCTGCTTATAACCTGGTGGCTGGTGGGGTTGCGCTGCGGTTGCTGGCGGTTGGCGGGCGGGCACGAATTGCGCCGGAGCGACTGGCGGAGACGGCTCGGCGGGCTGGTATTGCTGGTTTTTTTGCGATAATGGCGGCGGCGTTTGCGCTCGTTTGGTCGGTGTTTCACAACGACTTTACGATTGAGTACATTGTCGAGCACTCGAACCGTGCTTTGCCTGCGGCTTACAAGTTTGCTGCGTTGTGGAGTGGGCAGGAGGGTTCGCTCCTGCTCTGGGCTTCGCTGCTGGCGATCTATGGGTTTGTGCTGCGGGTGCGGCATCACTCGGATGTGAAGCTGCATGCTTATGCGGGGACGATTCTGGCCGGGGTGCAGGTCTTCTTTCTTCTGCTGCTGAACTTTGCTGCGCCGCCATTTTCCGGGGTGCGTGGGGGGATTGCGCCTCCGGATGGAAATGGGTTGAATCCTCTATTGCAGTATCCGGAGATGGTGATTCATCCGCCGATGCTGTACCTGGGGTATGTGGGATTTTCGGTGCCGTTTGCGTTTGCGCTGGGCGCGCTGATGATGCGGTATCCGGGTGAGAAGTGGATTCACATTACGCGGCGCTGGACGATGGCTACGTGGATGTTTCTGACGATCGGGATTTTCCTTGGAATGCACTGGGCGTATGCGGTGCTGGGCTGGGGCGGGTACTGGGGTTGGGATCCGGTGGAGAATGCTTCGCTGATGCCGTGGTTAACGGGTACGGCGTTTCTGCATTCGGTGATGATGCAGGAGAAGCGCGGAATGATGAAGAGCTGGAATGTCTGGCTCATCTTCGCGACGTTTCTGCTGACGCTGCTGGGGACGCTGCTTACGCGCGCGGGGCTGGTGAGTTCGGTGCATGCGTTTGCACAGTCTTCAATTGGCGACTGGTTTGTCGGGTTCATGGTGATTGTGCTGGCAGTTTGCTTGTTCACATACATTCTGCAGCGGGATCATTTGAAGAGCGAGCACCAGATGGAATCACTGGTCAGCCGCGAGTCGAGTTTTCTCTTCAACAATCTTGTGCTGCTGGCGGCCTGCTTCACGATTCTTTGGGGGACGCTGTTCCCGGTGCTTTCGGAGTATTTTGAAGGGACGAAGAAGACGGTTGCGGGGGCTTACTACTCGCATGTGGCGATTCCGATTGGGGTGTTTCTGCTGTTCCTGACCGGGGTTGGGCCGCTGCTGGCGTGGAGAGCTTCTTCGTTCAAGAGCCTGCGGAAGAACTTTGTGCTGCCGGGGATTGCGTTCCTGGCAACGGTGGTGGTGTGCATCGCTGCCGGGCTGAAGCCGTGGGCGGATGAGGGTATTTTTTATTCGACGATGACCTTTGCGCTGGGCGTGGCGGTGGCTACGGCGATCTGCTCGGAGTTTTTGCGCGGGGCGGGTGTGTTGCATCGGCAGACGGGTAAGAATTTCGCGGCTTCGACGGTGCTGCTGGTGCGCAGGAGTACGCGGAGATATGGCGGGTACATTGTTCACCTGGGGCTGGTGGTGATCTTTATCGGGTTCGCGGGATATGCCTTCAATCGCAGTGCGGAGAAGGAAATGGCGGTGGGCAGCAAGATGGAGATTGGCCCGTATACGCTGGTGAACCTGGGCAATACGGAAGAGTCGAACGCGAATTACGATACGGAGTTTTCTCAACTAGATGTGTTTGAGAATGGGAAGAAGATTCTGGACCAGCCGATGTCTCCGGAGAAGCGGGTTTACCTGGTGAATGGGCAGCCGCAGACGATGGTGGCAAATCACTCGACGCTGCGGTGGGATCTGTACGTGGTGTATGAGGGCAAGAATCCTGACACAGGGCTGCCGATCATCAAGGCGTTTTTGAATCCGCTGGTGACCTGGATCTGGATTGGGCTGGTGGTTGTGGTGTTTGGCACGCTGGTGGCGCTGGTGCCGAGTCTCAGTCCGGTGCGGGCGGTGGTGGCGGTGCCTTCTTCGACAGGACCTTTGCCGGGAGCTGCGGCGGTCAGGGCGACGGGAGGCGGCAATTGA
- the uvrB gene encoding excinuclease ABC subunit UvrB: MDFQLVTPYQPKGDQPRAIDELVQGLAAGEKHQVLLGVTGSGKTFTMAKVIEELNRPALILAHNKTLAAQLYNEFKQFFPGNAVEYFVSYYDYYQPEAYIPAGDLYIEKEATINEELDKLRLSATRSLFERRDCVIVSSVSCIYGLGSPEAYYGMLLLLEKGQRIHRNDIVRRLVEILYERNDADFRRGTFRVRGDVIEVFPTYDENAFRIELFGDEIESLSQIDPLFGTVKQKYARLPIYPKSHYVVQPERKAQAIETIVAELTDWEAELEKQGRMVEAQRIHQRVRFDLEMIKSMGYCHGIENYSRHFSGRLPGEAPPTLLDYFPRDFLLFVDESHVTIPQVHGMWHGDRSRKANLVDYGFRLPSAMDNRPLKFDEFENRIHQTIYVSATPGPFELTKAAGVVVEQVIRPTGLVDPEIEIRPVKGQIDDLLGEIRDRAKRNERVLVTTLTKRMSEDLAGYYTEVGVRCRYMHSEIETLERIKILAGLRKGEYDVLVGINLLREGLDLPEVSLVAILDADKEGFLRSTGALIQTIGRAARNVEGRAILYADKMTDSMRRAIDETDRRREIQRAYNEEHGIVPTSVLSKMDNSLASILKAEYGDPLEEAAEGMPEFASQVELDKHLAKMEVEMREAAKKFEFEKAARLRDTIKDLRAKEFLFG; this comes from the coding sequence ATGGACTTTCAGTTGGTTACGCCTTATCAGCCTAAGGGAGATCAACCTCGGGCTATCGATGAACTAGTGCAGGGTTTGGCGGCTGGGGAGAAGCACCAGGTGCTGCTGGGTGTGACTGGTTCAGGCAAGACTTTTACGATGGCCAAGGTCATTGAGGAGTTGAACCGTCCGGCGCTGATATTGGCGCATAACAAGACGCTGGCGGCGCAGTTATATAACGAGTTCAAGCAGTTCTTTCCGGGCAATGCGGTTGAGTATTTTGTCAGTTATTACGATTACTATCAGCCGGAAGCTTACATCCCTGCGGGGGACTTATATATCGAGAAGGAAGCTACGATCAATGAGGAGTTAGACAAGTTACGGCTTTCAGCTACGCGGTCGCTATTTGAACGGCGAGATTGCGTTATTGTCAGTTCGGTTAGCTGTATCTATGGTTTGGGCTCTCCTGAGGCTTATTACGGCATGTTGCTGCTGCTGGAGAAGGGGCAGCGGATTCATCGCAACGATATTGTACGGCGGCTGGTGGAGATACTTTACGAACGGAACGATGCGGACTTTCGCAGAGGCACTTTCCGGGTGCGGGGCGATGTTATCGAGGTCTTCCCTACTTATGATGAGAATGCTTTTCGGATTGAGTTATTCGGCGATGAGATTGAATCGCTATCGCAGATAGATCCGCTGTTTGGCACAGTGAAACAGAAGTATGCGCGGCTACCGATTTATCCCAAGAGCCACTATGTTGTGCAGCCGGAGCGCAAGGCGCAGGCGATTGAAACGATCGTGGCGGAGCTGACGGATTGGGAAGCGGAGTTGGAGAAGCAGGGGCGCATGGTGGAGGCGCAGCGGATTCATCAGCGGGTGCGGTTTGACCTGGAGATGATCAAGAGCATGGGTTACTGCCATGGGATTGAGAATTATTCGCGGCACTTTAGCGGGCGGCTGCCGGGTGAGGCTCCGCCGACGCTGCTGGATTATTTTCCGAGGGACTTTCTGCTGTTTGTGGATGAGTCGCATGTGACGATTCCGCAGGTGCATGGGATGTGGCATGGGGATCGAAGCCGGAAGGCGAACCTGGTGGATTATGGGTTTCGATTGCCGTCGGCGATGGATAACAGGCCGCTGAAGTTCGATGAGTTTGAGAACCGGATTCACCAGACGATTTATGTTTCGGCGACGCCGGGCCCGTTTGAGTTGACGAAGGCTGCGGGCGTGGTGGTGGAACAGGTGATTCGGCCTACGGGGTTGGTTGATCCGGAGATTGAGATCAGGCCGGTGAAGGGGCAGATTGACGATCTGTTGGGCGAGATTCGCGACCGGGCAAAGCGCAATGAGCGGGTGCTGGTGACGACGCTGACCAAGCGGATGTCTGAGGACCTGGCGGGGTATTACACAGAGGTTGGGGTGCGCTGCCGGTATATGCATTCGGAGATTGAGACGCTGGAGCGGATCAAGATTTTGGCGGGGCTGCGCAAAGGCGAATACGACGTGCTGGTGGGGATCAATCTGTTGCGCGAGGGATTGGATCTGCCGGAGGTTTCGCTGGTGGCGATTCTGGATGCGGATAAGGAAGGTTTTTTGCGCTCGACCGGAGCGCTGATTCAGACGATTGGACGTGCGGCGAGAAATGTCGAGGGGCGAGCGATTCTGTACGCGGACAAGATGACGGATTCGATGCGGCGGGCGATTGATGAGACGGATCGAAGACGGGAGATTCAGCGAGCTTATAACGAGGAGCATGGGATTGTGCCAACGTCGGTGTTGAGCAAGATGGACAATTCGCTGGCGTCGATTTTGAAGGCGGAGTATGGCGATCCGCTGGAAGAGGCGGCGGAAGGGATGCCGGAGTTTGCTTCTCAGGTTGAGTTGGACAAACACCTGGCGAAGATGGAAGTGGAGATGCGGGAGGCCGCGAAGAAGTTCGAGTTTGAGAAGGCGGCTCGGCTGCGGGATACGATCAAGGATTTGCGGGCCAAGGAGTTTCTTTTCGGGTAG